DNA from Natrarchaeobaculum sulfurireducens:
ACTGCTCCCTGCGTCTCGAGATATCGGAGCAGGGTGTCGATTTCGTCATCGAGGCCGTATTTCGCGGCTTGCTCTCGGAGGTCGCTCTTGTCGATGTCGACGTGGCTGAGCAACAGGAGACAGTACGAGTGGTGACGGGACCCATCGTCGATCAGCAACGTGTGACAGCAGAGCTCCGCCGGCGAGACGTCCTCTAGGTCCTCAGAGTAGAGGTAGTATCGGTGGTGGGTCAGCAGAAACTGGAGATCGAAGGCCGCGAACCGCGCAAGCCCGGTCTCGTGGAAGTTCTCTGCCTCGATCTCTATCTCGGTCTGGGAAAGAAATTCGTCGTAGTCCCTCCAGAGAATCGTCCCGTTCGGCGCAACCGATTCGAGACGCTGTCGATGCAGATGGTGCACAAGTTCGCGAGCAAACTTGTGCAGTCGGTCGAAGTCACCGTTGAAATGGTAGCGGCTGTCATCAGTGCCGACGAGGCCACGGTCGCGCAGCTGTTTGAGAATCCGGTTGACGGTGTTGCGATAGTTGCCGCTCCGTTCGGCGACGTCAGTAACGGTCCGTGGCTGGTCGAGGTAATACAGTACCTCGAGGGCTTTTCCCGTCAGTAACTCGGAAAAGTCGATATGAGAGTGCTGGCGGACGAGATCCTGGTATATTTCAACAGCCCGGGAATCTGAGGGTGTGACACATTTACGGCGGCCGTCACGTTCCGTATAGACCAGCCTCTTCTCGACGAGATCTCCGACAGCACGGGAGAGGTAACTCTCGCTGTGGTCGAGCTTCGTCGCGAGCTCCGAGATCGTATCACCACGTTCGACGGTAGCGAGGACCTCGAGTTCGATTCGTCGCAGCACGTTGTAACACAGTACGAATTTTATATTTAAACAAGTTTCGAGTAGTGTTACACCAGAGGGAGGATTGAAGGAGAACGGTCAAACACAGTCTTAACCAACAATACTATGTCAGCAACGTTTTTGTTGGTTAACACGGATTGAGTTGCCATGTCCTACGAGCCACCGACACCCCCACAGGAACTTCCCGCCGACGTCGTCGATACACTTGACCACTACTCGCCTGAACTCCTTCGGCACGTCGCCAGGTACACTAAGGATCT
Protein-coding regions in this window:
- a CDS encoding ArsR family transcriptional regulator, producing the protein MLRRIELEVLATVERGDTISELATKLDHSESYLSRAVGDLVEKRLVYTERDGRRKCVTPSDSRAVEIYQDLVRQHSHIDFSELLTGKALEVLYYLDQPRTVTDVAERSGNYRNTVNRILKQLRDRGLVGTDDSRYHFNGDFDRLHKFARELVHHLHRQRLESVAPNGTILWRDYDEFLSQTEIEIEAENFHETGLARFAAFDLQFLLTHHRYYLYSEDLEDVSPAELCCHTLLIDDGSRHHSYCLLLLSHVDIDKSDLREQAAKYGLDDEIDTLLRYLETQGAVDSDRLPEWDEFQKLAADYEVDLPQ